The following are from one region of the Moritella sp. 24 genome:
- the lptC gene encoding LPS export ABC transporter periplasmic protein LptC, whose protein sequence is MNRQNVGIVILFLCALGVWRFFSPDEQSTTATSTEYQPDFTAQVLRSVEFSEEGKIIRRIFADSMEHYGELGMTMFTNPVIILYDDNAQATWKIQATEGNFSSDDIATLRNNVVIKNMAKNDYIDVITTSYLQLELAKNLVRSDQLITISGTLFNQTGVGLEGDLKQEYMTILKQVEAIYTNDEKI, encoded by the coding sequence ATGAATCGCCAAAATGTAGGCATTGTTATCCTGTTCCTGTGCGCGCTTGGTGTTTGGCGATTTTTCTCGCCAGATGAACAGTCAACAACGGCTACATCGACCGAATATCAACCTGATTTCACCGCACAAGTCCTACGTAGTGTCGAATTCAGTGAAGAAGGAAAAATTATACGTCGCATTTTTGCAGATAGTATGGAGCATTATGGTGAGTTAGGCATGACAATGTTCACCAACCCCGTTATTATTCTTTACGATGACAACGCCCAAGCAACATGGAAAATTCAAGCCACTGAAGGTAACTTCAGCAGTGACGATATAGCAACACTACGCAATAATGTTGTCATCAAAAACATGGCTAAAAATGATTATATTGATGTCATCACAACGAGTTATTTACAATTAGAACTTGCCAAAAATTTGGTACGCAGCGATCAATTAATCACTATTTCAGGGACCTTATTCAACCAAACAGGTGTCGGACTTGAAGGTGATTTAAAGCAAGAATACATGACAATCCTTAAGCAAGTTGAAGCGATTTATACTAATGATGAAAAAATATAA
- the lptB gene encoding LPS export ABC transporter ATP-binding protein yields MARLKASHLAKSYNKRKVVSDVSLEVESGQIVGLLGPNGAGKTTTFYMVVGLVKRDHGQIFIDDQELTHEPMHIRAQQGIGYLPQEASIFRRLSVTKNIMAILELRTELSRFEREEKLEELLEEFHITHIRDSLGMSLSGGERRRVEIARALAADPKFILLDEPFAGVDPISVGDIKKIIQHLRDRGLGVLITDHNVRETLDVCEHSYIVSHGHLIASGTSEEILSNEKVKEVYLGDQFRL; encoded by the coding sequence ATGGCGCGTTTAAAAGCATCACACTTAGCAAAAAGCTACAACAAACGTAAAGTTGTTTCAGATGTGAGTCTCGAAGTCGAATCAGGACAAATTGTTGGTTTACTTGGGCCTAATGGCGCGGGTAAAACAACGACCTTTTACATGGTTGTAGGCTTGGTTAAGCGAGATCATGGACAAATCTTCATTGATGACCAAGAATTAACGCATGAACCTATGCATATTCGAGCGCAACAAGGCATCGGTTATTTACCACAAGAAGCGTCTATTTTTCGCCGTTTATCAGTAACGAAAAATATTATGGCGATCTTAGAACTTCGCACAGAATTAAGCCGTTTTGAACGTGAAGAAAAACTAGAAGAATTGTTAGAAGAATTTCATATCACCCATATTCGCGATAGTTTAGGCATGAGCTTATCCGGTGGTGAACGCCGCCGTGTTGAGATCGCAAGAGCACTTGCCGCTGATCCCAAGTTCATTTTATTAGATGAACCTTTTGCAGGTGTAGATCCTATCTCTGTCGGCGATATTAAGAAGATTATTCAGCATCTACGTGATCGTGGTTTAGGGGTGTTAATTACCGACCATAACGTACGTGAAACGCTTGATGTATGTGAGCACTCTTACATTGTAAGCCACGGACATTTAATCGCATCTGGTACTTCTGAAGAAATTCTGTCCAACGAAAAAGTAAAAGA
- the lptA gene encoding lipopolysaccharide transport periplasmic protein LptA, whose amino-acid sequence MSNSALALESDFKENVVVNAKRQEVFIKDNRVIFYDNVVVTQGTILIKADKLTVLSSGGKGTEVMIATGKPATFYQELDGSKKINAESNEIRYELGKKRLTLSTNARLRQADSEVKGDKIIYQIDKQEMIAESGNHESDRVITIFTPENNKTN is encoded by the coding sequence ATGAGTAATTCAGCACTCGCACTCGAGTCTGATTTTAAAGAAAATGTTGTCGTAAATGCAAAACGCCAAGAAGTGTTCATTAAAGACAATCGCGTTATATTTTATGATAATGTTGTTGTTACTCAAGGAACTATACTAATAAAAGCGGATAAGCTAACGGTATTAAGTTCAGGTGGAAAAGGCACAGAAGTGATGATTGCTACAGGTAAACCTGCCACATTTTATCAGGAGCTTGATGGCAGCAAAAAAATCAATGCTGAATCGAATGAGATCCGTTATGAACTCGGTAAAAAACGTTTAACGTTATCAACAAATGCACGTTTACGCCAAGCCGACAGCGAAGTGAAAGGTGATAAGATCATCTATCAAATCGACAAACAAGAAATGATAGCCGAAAGCGGAAATCATGAATCAGATCGAGTGATCACAATTTTCACTCCTGAAAACAACAAAACTAATTAG